From the genome of Papaver somniferum cultivar HN1 chromosome 2, ASM357369v1, whole genome shotgun sequence, one region includes:
- the LOC113354042 gene encoding probable inositol oxygenase — protein sequence MTILIEQPQVPTGIDHQVDDIHKKIDTSNELVLDGGFLMPESNAFGQTFRDYDAESERKDSVEEFYRMQHINQSYDFVKTMREKYGKLDRVEMSIWECCELLNEFVDESDPDLDEPQIEHLLQTAEAIRRDYPDEDWLQLTGLIHDLGKVLLHEKFGGLPQWAVVGDTFPVGCAFDESNIHFKYFKDNEDYNNSAYTSKNGIYTEGCGLNNVMMSWGHDDYMYLVAKENKTTLPSAALFIIRYHSFYPLHRCGAYKHFMNEEDHENLKWLHEFNKYDLYSKSKVRVDVEKVKPYYLSLIKKYFPSKLRW from the exons ATGACTATTCTCATTGAGCAACCTCAAGTTCCTACTG GAATTGATCATCAAGTAGATGATATTCATAAGAAGATTGATACATCCAATGAATTGGTCTTGGATGGTGGCTTTTTGATGCCTGAAAGTAATGCATTCGGCCAAACTTTCAG GGATTATGATGCTGAAAGCGAACGAAAGGACAGCGTAGAAGAATTCTACCGTATGCAGCACATTAACCAATCATACGATTTC GTGAAAACAATGAGAGAAAAATATGGGAAATTGGATAGAGTAGAAATGAGTATTTGGGAATGTTGTGAACTGCTCAATGAATTTGTGGATGAGAGTGATCCTGATTTGGATGAACCTCAAATTGAACACTTGCTACAAACTGCAGAAGCGATTCGACGAGACTATCCTGATGAAGACTGGTTGCAGTTAACTGGCCTTATTCATG ATTTGGGTAAGGTTCTTCTTCATGAAAAATTTGGTGGACTCCCTCAATGGGCTGTTGTTGGTGATACATTCCCTGTTGGTTGCGCTTTTGACGAATCTAACATTCATTTCAAG TACTTCAAGGACAATGAGGATTACAATAACTCAGCTTACACCAGTAAAAATGGTATTTACACTGAAGGTTGCGGTCTAAACAATGTTATGATGTCTTGGGGACACGATGACTATATGTATTTGGTAgccaaagaaaacaagactacTCTACCATCTGCTGCATTATTTATTATTCGATACCATTCTTTTTACC CTTTACATAGATGTGGAGCATATAAACATTTCATGAACGAAGAGGATCATGAAAATCTTAAATGGCTCCATGAATTCAA CAAATATGATCTTTACAGCAAGAGCAAAGTTAGAGTTGATGTCGAGAAAGTCAAGCCATATTATCTCTCTCTCATAAAAAAG TATTTCCCCTCAAAGCTAAGATGGTGA
- the LOC113349309 gene encoding inositol oxygenase 1-like, which translates to MTVIVPELVVVENNNLDHKEEINKEEEVTKEEQQDLKRDGGFEVPESNAFGHSFRDYEKESERKESVEEFYRTNHINQTYEFAIKKKEYYEKLDKTEMSIWECCELLNEFVDESDPDLDEPQIEHLLQTAEAIRRDYPNEDWLHLTALIHDLGKVLLHPAFGHQPQWSVVGDTFPLGCAFDENIVHHQYFKENPDNDNPLYNTKLGVYTENCGLDKVTMSWGHDEYMYLVSKGNNTTLPPAALFIIRFHSFYAMHRSGAYRHLMNDEDHEMLKWLHVFNKYDLYSKSKVRVNQEEVKPYYLSLIEKYFPAKLKW; encoded by the exons ATGACGGTCATTGTTCCAG AACTGGTTGTTGTTGAAAACAACAACCTTGACCACAAGGAAGAgattaacaaagaagaagaagtaacaaaagaagaacaacaGGATTTGAAACGTGACGGAGGATTCGAAGTTCCGGAAAGCAATGCTTTTGGCCATTCTTTTAG GGATTATGAAAAGGAGAGCGAGAGAAAAGAATCTGTAGAAGAATTCTACAGAACAAATCACATCAATCAAACCTATGAATTC GCAATAAAGAAGAAGGAGTACTATGAAAAGCTAGACAAAACTGAGATGAGTATATGGGAATGCTGTGAACTCCTTAATGAATTTGTTGATGAGAGTGACCCAGATTTGGATGAACCTCAGATTGAACATCTTCTTCAAACTGCTGAAGCTATCAGAAGGGATTACCCTAATGAAGATTGGCTTCACCTTACTGCTCTTATCCATG ATTTGGGCAAAGTTTTGTTGCACCCAGCATTTGGCCACCAACCACAATGGAGTGTTGTTG GTGATACATTCCCACTTGGATGTGCATTCGATGAAAATATCGTTCATCACCAG TACTTCAAGGAGAACCCAGACAATGATAACCCACTTTACAACACAAAGCTAGGGGTTTACACTGAGAACTGTGGTCTTGACAAGGTTACAATGTCATGGGGCCACGACGAGTACATGTACTTG GTGTCAAAAGGAAACAACACCACATTACCTCCAGCTGCTCTATTTATCATCAGATTCCATTCCTTCTATG CAATGCACCGGTCTGGAGCATATAGACACCTTATGAATGATGAGGACCACGAAATGCTGAAATGGCTTCATGTCTTCAA CAAATATGACTTGTACAGCAAAAGCAAAGTGAGAGTTAACCAAGAAGAAGTGAAACCCTACTACTTGTCCCTTATTGAAAAG TATTTCCCTGCCAAGCTCAAATGGTGA